In one Dama dama isolate Ldn47 chromosome 5, ASM3311817v1, whole genome shotgun sequence genomic region, the following are encoded:
- the LOC133056050 gene encoding cytochrome c oxidase subunit NDUFA4-like, with product MLRQIIGQAKKYSSLIPLFIFIGLGGTRTALYVTCLALFNPIVSWDRNNNLDPWDQLGPNDQYKFYFVSVDYSKLKKEGPDF from the coding sequence ATGCTCCGCCAGATCATTGGTCAGGCCAAGAAGTATTCTAGCTTGATCCCCCTCTTCATATTTATCGGCCTGGGAGGTACTAGAACGGCATTGTATGTCACGTGCTTGGCATTGTTCAATCCCATTGTCAGTTGGGACAGAAATAATAACCTGGACCCCTGGGACCAGCTGGGACCTAATGATCAGTACAAGTTCTACTTTGTGAGTGTAGATTACAgcaaactgaagaaagaaggTCCAGACTTCTAA